AATTTAAAGTGGctgcacccagtgttccactgcagcttacttaagccggcaagtgacccctcctggtggcacccacagaccccccccaccagtgatgatagacggacagcaacacttcgaggtcaaggaggtactagactcccacaagctgcggggctccctccagtacctagtcaaatggaaacacttcccacaccctgagtgggttgctgcccgcgacatccaggctcccgacctgatccgcaacttccataccgcctatccctccaaacccttggcgatttcctaaaggggggcagtatgtcatgatcaccgttgcgatgcttgtgacatcgcaacggctcgcatgacaatacagggaaatgggtccctggtggattaaggcaaaggcaactatgaaacacaaaggaaagcaacaggtgcaggaaactaagtaacaaccgagaccagcGGCGcagaagacagcgatacaaagttgccaacaagcaattgactaaacaacaagagaggcgcgcccgagctgtcaaaggattaagagcctgatcgcccggcaatgaatcattaccgttcaggaaggtgattgaggcgacgcccggggcacaggggggcttaacgacctctcacctgacagggacggaaCCGGTGGGAcccgtgggacgcacctggaataaggtggggtggagcgctgaccagcgcaggctatttaaatcccattccggcgcactcccctcactctcagctttttaaaaggcatgcactctattcctcaataaagccagaacctaagcctacgctagcgtctgtgtctttactggatcgcaggcagagcctgacaataacaaaaattaaaaataaatataaatatagcccaGCGATCTAAAAgtcatggtgttaacataaccatgaaacagggcccttcccaactcggggccccaggcctgggcacaaagccaggtcttcctgGCCTTATGAAGGCcgacagggtcggggccatcctaacaccaggagggaggatgttccagagggcaggcaccacagcagaaaaggcacacttcctggtccctgccagccaacattccttggctgacgggacctggagcatgcccatcctgctggaccagattggacgggcagaactaactgggaaaaaaCGGTCCCTAATTTAAATTTGGtgtggattgtttttttttttttgtcagttcaaaaggtattttaaatcagttgatgtggctttcttcatttttttaaaatatgatttttatcGAAgacatttttaacaagataaaaacaatacaaatattagaaaaaaaacaaagaaaataagtaagaatagtgaataagtaagaaagaaaatagaaaaagaaggaaaaggaaagattatAAAGAGGCAGCTTCcgatctttttgacagcagttataaatgcatttataatttaccctctctctctaaggttacatcataatttcctccTTTCCATAAGCTAGATatataagatataaatataaaatatagatataaaatataaatgatacctatctatcgatctatctatcttttatattttaccctctctctctaaggtctCTCATAGGCACCATGGCAAATGGTGAGCGATCATGGTGACTGTAGTCCAAGAGGGTATCAGGCTGGAAAATTATCTATTTGTCCATTAATCTATCCATGCTCCAGATTTTGTCCTACAGCTCCTAGATTCCCTGACCATTAGCCATTCCTAGTTTGGAGTTCCTGGATTTgcaatccaaaacatctgaaggacagAACAACAGTCTATTCCTATGTGTACACATATACCCTTCACTATATGAAAATTATCTGGACATCTCGGTGAAGCCACAAGAAATTGAACTCAACTCAAAAAAGACTTCACCTTACTTACTGTAGGAACTGAAACTATATCTAAAGCATAACACTAACTGCGACACAATTATTGGCAGGGATTATCTTCTTCTTGAAGGTGAACATTTCTTTCAGCCCACTTCGGAAGCGATCGTGCAACCAGGCATAAAGGAAGGGGTTATAGCAGGAAGAGCTCATGGCAAACCAGTGGCAGAGCAACTGCAACAGGAGGAAGTATTCTTTGTTGATGAGGTTGATGTTGATGTCGCGGATGATGTTGAAGACATGAATGGGGAGCCAGCAGACAGCGAAAGCAGCCACCACCAGCACCAGGAGGCGGAAGATCTTCCTTCTTCTCAGGCGGTCAAGCTCTGCCTGGCTTTGTGTTGGATGACCTGGCACAACACGGTTCTTCAGCTTGATGGTGATACAGATGTACGAGAGGGAGACCGCTGAAAGGGGCAGGATGTAGGTGATGATCAAGGTGCTGTAAGCATAGGCCAAGTGCTCTTTCTCTTCTCCTATCCAGAACTCTTCACAAATGGCAAAGCCTTCCTTCTTGAACTCCACATGGTAGGTGTGGGCAACAGCTGGAGCTACCAGGGCACATGAGAGCAGCCAGATCCCACCAATGACATACACACAAGTTGTAAATGAGATGCGCTTCTTCAGGAGATGCAGAGTGGTGTAATATCTGGGAGAACAAGGAGGAAGACAAATGAGCATGacctcccttcttttcctttctcttctctttcatttaATTCTTTCTGCTTCTCAGTCACACCCCAACCACAGCTCTGTAAGGTGTGGTCAAatctattagaaaaaaaatctaattttaaaaatgctaaaacaATAGCAAAATTAAAACAGAGAAGAGGATAACATCCAAGATAAATTTCAGGCCCAGCAATAATTAAGGCCAGAAAAGGCAGCATAAAAAGCAATAATGTTCCTtacagtcatcatcatcattgctgTCCTCATCATGAGCATTAGGATTAGTACTGGTATTATAAATATAATCATAATCGTTGGAACTTTCCTAGATGCACATTCAAGACACAATAATCTTAATATACAATCAATAAAACAGTTAGCCAATTTAATCAAGGTAACATGTAGATCCAGTACAACAACAACTGTTGTTCTCCAGCACCCTTTTACTTTTAATTGGGTGTGTAGCCAGCTGAACTACCTACGTAGTAAATAGATAGGTTAGCCAGTCTCTTTCCAATTGGCATGCATTGTTCCTCTTACCCAAGTAGCTTAACACTTAAGGCTTTGATGGACATAAATATTGGTTGGCAGCTAACTACTGAGTGCTCACCCCCATCTCAGGCCCATGCCTAAACATAGATGCCTTCCCTCATCACAAAAATATATTGCTAGTGTTTCCTCTGTTTTTATGCTGACCATAATGGCAACCCTCTGTTATTTTTCAGAGTGGTACTGCTGGCACTCTGGCAGTTCTACATTTGGGCTTCATTTCCAAAGTAGCATTCTCTGGCTTGGAACTGTATTTACCCATCCCTGTAATACCACTGGGATCAGGAAGATATCAAAATAGCTTGCATTTGCAAGCCCTTGGTCACCATATGGAATCAACAGGTGCTCATCTTGAAACTATCAGGCCTACATCTTTAACTGGAAGAGCCCTTAAAGCCCAGGGCATGAGGGATGGAATAGCTATGGTCATTCAAGTTTCTCTGATGGTGTTCAGAGGTGCAACCCCACAGGtgactggatgtgagaccctgtttgttaagttgggttCTAGGGATAAGTTGGGAgagttgctactgtaccagcctccctgctgcataacAACCTCTGTGCCTGAGAGGTTCAGAGTGTCACTTGCACCATTTTCAGTTGGGTTTTTGATGCAACAGAGGGATCAGGCCCTTTGAGGGTTGAATTCTTCTGATATTTGCTTCAGTGCTTGGCCGGGTCCATAGATGGTTTCCAGCTTAGCTTTGGTAATGCTGCCAGTTAATAAGGTCTGCAGGAAAAATTAGAGAACCAACTAATGATCAGTTGCAGAAAATTCCTGGCTGGAGCACAAAAGCTGCCAAAGGCTTCAGGGTGCCTGACGTGGATTTAGTGCAGCATTCTTTTCCTCCTCACCCCCTGCTTTAATTTATGTTCCATTTTGGTTGTATGTAATTAAATAAAAGAGGCATGTCCCAAGGTAAAGCCAGAAACAGAAAACATACCATTCCATCCAAGAACAATCTCAGTCCTTGGCAGTTGCAATTATCCTATCAGTAACCTCATCCCAGAATTAAATGATGGGGGCAATATATATTGGGGAAGAATGAATCAGagagtcttttctttctttctaggtgGACAATTAGTATTACATAGCAGGTTCTTCCGGGCCTGTCTCAAAACCTGCTAATAAACCAATGCACTCCTTTAGCTCTGACTTTAAAAAATAGTCTCCTAAAGTTTGGTTTTTGGTGAAAAAGGCTGTTTCCCACTGCCGAGCTGTTGGAAGAAGCTGATATTGGCATGACATTTGCTGTCCCAATTGCCAGTCCCTAGCCTGCTTCAGTGGCCTCTGTTGCCAGTCACTGCCAGTTCCCTAACTTCCCTCCAAGGTTGCAAAGTCTAGCAGGTATCTTACACCTGGAGGTTGCCTTTGGACAATatcaaaataaagggaaaaacacCCACAACTGTACAACCCAGGATAAGGTAAGCCTGTCTCTCTCATGTATGGGGGACTTTGCTTAATATCAACTTGTTTCCTTTTCTCTAAGGTGGCCACCAATGAGAGGAATCACTTCACCAAAAGATCCAGGTTTACATAAATTTCTGTATATCCTAACCAATGTAATccgctgctgcttttttttttaaaaaatgattataatTAAACAGAAATCAAGAATGTTCACTGACTTACCCAGGGTTTCAACAGCAACCAAAGATTCGTTTCATATATCATGTCCTGATCATCTCATCCCTGCAAGGATGTGCTTAACTCAACAGCTGCTGTGAGAATGGTAACTATCAATCAGGAATGATCACTGTTTGCATTCTAATATTGAATTATGAACCAATTCTCCATAGCAAGACCCCAAAGGCCTTCTCCTTGTGAATGGAGGGAGCACTGCAAAAATCCTCCATAACTACACAGAGAACATTCATTTAGTTATGGAGGATTTTCTGTACTGGCAATGACGAATAaagcagggtgtttttttttccccttactccCTGAAGGCCCTTTATAGAAGAAGCTTCTCCATCTGAAGACCTGTCAAAACCACAGCTCTTTAACCGGAGGTATCCTTTTTGTGAACATAAAATGGAGTGAGTGGGAAGTtctgtctacagcagtgtttctcaaccttggcaactttaagacgtgtggacttcaactcccagaattccccagccagcatatgttgAAGTCCactgtgacgtatctgactccattactgcacagctagattgcatgtctctcacgtagcctcagggcatgacttgtatttccctattctctttgtactcactcccccgccctgatagaactgctgaataaaaggaggtgggggcgtggcaccaggaggcagtaccagcaacctcctgagatgtagcgtcactcaccaccacaaaaagaatcctgtgcctaccgttgttttttcgacctcacccttgcgagggaatcgttggctcattcccccccagggaatcccatagaccgaagggcgaaggactggtcgcgtgacgcgacaactgggggctcgtccgggatcccttcggtctcacggtgtgatctctgtctagaggtgcactgccttcactctcgttactacgcacctggaaaaggctctgcaatcgtaagtaatgggctccccactctccaaagtttcgtcagttcatagggacgaactttatgatttagtgaagaaggctaactcttgtcaaaaggctaacggtacgaccatctttcccatttcaaaaaaatcggtgactcaactcctactgtacatggacagacactgccctgtctatccttcagaggggtcgctcaaagcatccacttgggaaaggataggaaaatattttcatgataccccacgagcacccgtgcctattctgactgcctggaaggctgttatggcggccatcaacactctttaccctcccccgtcttccccggaaacttgcccttctcctcccggcccaaaaaccccaccccctcttgccgcccatctcgatgctgcctcaccaccaccccctccatacccagccgttcctcctcccccttcagctccaacccccgactcccctcaacaccaccccctaggaggcgccatcactgaactcctctcctcccccctctcattggaaatggagagtccctctgcctttcccatgaccatcggcctaggggcggcgggaggaaatttgtataacaatattgaacttaaggttttgaaacaaatcaaagatgctgtaaccacctacggcttgcactctccttttactaggggagttttagactctttagttactgctaacactgttatgttattgtatgattggaaaatgcttttttctatgcttatgaccccggcgcaatacgttgtgtggcaatctgaatacgacaaaggggtggaagtagaaattagaagaggtcttcccgcaggggtgaccgcaaatcaattattaggaaagggacaattcgcaaccttagtccagcaacagaactccccccgtcgttgttttgctattattcacatgtgcgccatgaatgctctcaaaagagtggatgattccgactctcaatccacccaaacgtttttgaaaataatgcaagaaccaaatgaaccatatgcttccttcataagtcgccttcagattgctttagaccgacaaattgataatgccacggctaaacatgagctgctaatgaaacttgctttctctaacgctaatcatgactgccagaccattctgcaacccgcagtcaatcaaccgggtgtaaagcttgcagacttcctgcaactctgcagaatcgttggtaccacctctcacaaagtgagcgctctcgctgctgccattaccacctcgctgccttctactaacccctcccctcagctccattccccggaagccctcgcaatcactcgtcatggaaattgcttcaattgtgggaagccgggccactttaagaatcaatgccgtgcacccgggggaggtggggcgcccccttccactcaaagggggccgccccccccctccaaacctaaaactccttgtcccaggtgccgcaaagggtatcattgggcctcgcaatgtcgcaataactcctcccctcaccagccttcggaaaactagatcgggggttgtcagctaaccccgccccaaaggctgaattacccatcaccagcttccctgtggagttggcagaggatcttttgtatgacgatccgggggctgtcctttcccttcctcttgttgtcacgctgcataaacccctccctcctcttacccctgttttgcttattcccaactcctcgcttacgcttgagggaatggttgctgctccctatttgtatgattcatcagatttgacacaaattgctctggcaggagtgggagataggtgcttttccttaactaaaggaacaattgtcgccacgctcatacttctcccttctcctgatatgccatcattgtttgccttgcagcaaccagtccaaacctctaaacccaccctccttgtcacactaaatggtcgctctttcgaaggcttgattgacaccggcgccgacgtctctgtcattcgttccgctgaatggccctcctcctggcctatcgctgaagcctcctcggtgcaaggagtaggcggagcacaggccgctaaggtcagctctcattggctttctgctgtgactgctcattctcatattacagcttatctaaagccttatatcttgcctttgcactgtaacctatggggccgtgacttgctttcacagttccacgcttttattcaacttccctaatggctttacaggacccttcagggtctctctctctctctctcaaaacctctgtgccggtatgggttgatcaatggccactcaccaaagagaaactggacgccttacatatcttggtccaacagcagttaattgaaggccatatcgaaacctccaccagcccatacaatactccggtatttgtcatcaaaaagaagtctggcaaatggcgcctcctacaggatcttcgggctatcaacaccatccttcagcccatgggacctttgcagtgtggacttcccaaccccaacttgattccggaaggacacgaccttattgtaatagacctcaaggattgttttttttccatacctttggcacaaaaggacagaattattttcgcatttacggtaccggaacttaacaattcaaagcctactgctcggtaccagtggaaggtcctcccacaaggcatgttgaactcacccacaatgtgccaattttttgtcgataaagcattgcaaccctatagatcccaatttccgcattttcttgtgtatcattatatggatgacattttagtcgctgctgagggcccgaaagggacagttcaaaaaacttttcctattcttttagccaccctagcaacggcagggttgcacgttgcaccagaaaaggtccagtctcgttatccaatgcaatatctaggccacaaagttttagcctccactgctgccccacttctacctatgctcacgcttccccagccgaccaccttggtccaattacaacaatgtctgggggtcattaattgggcccgcgcataccttgctttaactacacccatgttatcacctttattccaagcgctagtgggtttgacaaacccagctgacaaggtataccttacagaacaacaattgcacgccctacaacaggtcaatgccgtccttacgacccaatgggtggaccgtgcgctcactgacaaactaccctctcttgccattctttcgacacatcaattattaactgccatcatcgtccaaacgtctgataacaaacatctacatattttagaatggctacacttgccacacacacctaagacatccatcatcaccagagcagcac
This genomic interval from Candoia aspera isolate rCanAsp1 chromosome 9, rCanAsp1.hap2, whole genome shotgun sequence contains the following:
- the LOC134502712 gene encoding prolactin-releasing peptide receptor-like, which encodes MEAPSHWNTGFSNGSSSEVALRNSSNASSQFTSVQLIQSFKPLIIPCYTLVVLVGIFGNYLLLYVICKTKKMHNVTNFFIGNLAFSDMLMCTTCIPFTLAYAFNPQGWIFGKFLCYFVFLMQPMTVYVSVFTLTAIAVDRYYTTLHLLKKRISFTTCVYVIGGIWLLSCALVAPAVAHTYHVEFKKEGFAICEEFWIGEEKEHLAYAYSTLIITYILPLSAVSLSYICITIKLKNRVVPGHPTQSQAELDRLRRRKIFRLLVLVVAAFAVCWLPIHVFNIIRDININLINKEYFLLLQLLCHWFAMSSSCYNPFLYAWLHDRFRSGLKEMFTFKKKIIPANNCVAVSVML